A window from Sphingobacterium hotanense encodes these proteins:
- a CDS encoding alginate lyase family protein yields the protein MLRKTYLSFILFIGLSIIGNLQAQTSQRLINDWEFLRSDLGGIWEGIRPVPAGAPESVPIWSKVQLPHTYNASDAVDPHENYYQGPAWYRTNLSINNPYSDGRVILHFEGAGQKSNVYVYDQLVTEHVGGYDEWYADITDAVAKFRASEDAKRFNGKVPVLIRTDNSRDLEMIPSDLSDFTLFGGLYRYVNLVYAPKLSVQHIFSEINLQPNLKGAKVTLKGRFWNPEGIKEASLQTKIFDPKGKEIINKKQTVSISNDGNFNLEPLAVSNPSLWSPNQPNLYRVEISAIVGKDTAILKEHIGFRSFEFVASGPFHLNGERLLLRGTHRHEDHAGVGQAMTEEQIWQEMRMMKDMGVNFIRLGHYQQSRIVLEACDQLGILVWEEIPWCRGGLGGPVYQEQARRMLTNMIEQHYNHPSIIIWGLGNENDWPGDFNEFDQQKIRTFMTELHQLSHKLDDSRKTAIRRCDFCRDIVDVYSPSIWAGWYRGVYTDYKTASRTEFERVSHFLHVEWGGDSHARRHSETPDEGLSEVMRSTSADERAGDASLFGGPARVSKDGDWSESYIVNLIDWHLKEQETMPWLTGTAYWPFKDFTTPVRPENPVPYMNQKGVVERNLNKKESYYVFQSYWTEEPMVRIYGHSWPTRWGDEGQERMVKVYSNAEEVELFHNGISLGKKKRDSQDFPAAGLRWMVKFEKGKNELKAIARKGKVVISDELVQDYQTEKWGKPASISLNAIETKGDTVLLEAKFLDAKGVPVLDSRDYLEFASAGDGYLIVNQGTSDGSSRLQAYNGRALIRFVRTGKHAVVSVKGDYIKSTLINITGEDRDLTTTVVNKLRPEVLAAADKALEEPIRTITSATSERSLGTKNDFYSEGDYWWPNPEDNDGPYIRKDGMSNPDNFVAHRELVMRYGDIISDLVSGWLLTKDDRYAKRAMEHAKAWFVDKNTRMNPSMNYAQAIKGVASGRGIGLIDGIHFVEVARSLEHLKTAGKLNEKDGKAIEEWFASYLNWMNTHPYGLDEKATKNNHASCWLLQAAAFARYTNNQAMLDSCVQRYQQVILPNQMASNGSFPLEIERTKPYGYSLFNLDIFAGITRILQKHNSQAAEITVDGKNLEKGIDFMFPYVVDKTKWPYEKDVMYWDNWPIAHPFLLFGALDFQREDLLNTWLKLPLDYSELEVRRNSPMRHPLIWIL from the coding sequence ATGCTGAGAAAAACTTATCTATCGTTTATTCTTTTTATCGGGCTTTCAATTATTGGGAATCTGCAGGCTCAAACTAGTCAGCGGCTTATCAATGATTGGGAGTTTTTGCGCTCTGATCTTGGGGGGATATGGGAGGGGATTCGTCCTGTTCCTGCCGGAGCGCCTGAGTCTGTTCCTATATGGTCCAAGGTGCAGTTGCCACATACCTACAATGCGTCGGATGCGGTGGATCCGCATGAGAATTATTATCAGGGTCCGGCATGGTACAGAACCAACCTATCAATAAATAACCCTTATTCCGACGGACGTGTTATTTTGCACTTCGAAGGAGCTGGCCAAAAGAGCAACGTCTATGTCTACGATCAATTAGTTACAGAGCATGTCGGTGGTTATGATGAGTGGTATGCGGATATTACGGATGCAGTAGCGAAGTTTAGGGCATCGGAAGACGCGAAGCGCTTTAATGGAAAAGTGCCTGTGTTGATTAGAACAGATAATTCCAGAGATTTGGAGATGATTCCTTCAGATCTTTCGGATTTTACACTGTTTGGAGGGCTGTATCGTTATGTCAATTTGGTATATGCACCGAAGCTTTCGGTACAACATATTTTCTCGGAAATCAATCTTCAGCCTAATTTAAAGGGGGCTAAGGTGACTCTCAAAGGACGTTTTTGGAATCCTGAAGGTATAAAGGAAGCTTCATTGCAAACAAAGATATTTGATCCTAAAGGGAAGGAAATCATTAATAAGAAACAAACTGTTTCGATTTCGAATGATGGTAATTTCAATCTTGAACCTCTTGCTGTATCCAATCCTAGTTTATGGAGTCCCAACCAGCCGAATCTATATCGTGTGGAGATCTCGGCGATCGTAGGAAAGGATACAGCTATTTTAAAGGAGCATATCGGCTTCCGATCTTTTGAATTTGTTGCATCGGGTCCATTTCATCTGAATGGCGAACGCCTTTTGCTGCGTGGTACGCATCGACATGAGGACCATGCGGGTGTAGGGCAAGCGATGACAGAGGAGCAGATTTGGCAAGAGATGCGGATGATGAAGGACATGGGGGTAAACTTTATTCGATTAGGACATTACCAGCAGTCGAGGATAGTTTTGGAAGCTTGCGACCAACTAGGAATATTGGTTTGGGAGGAGATTCCATGGTGTCGCGGTGGGTTGGGCGGCCCTGTATATCAGGAGCAAGCGCGCCGGATGCTCACTAATATGATTGAGCAGCATTATAATCATCCGTCCATTATTATTTGGGGACTTGGAAACGAGAATGATTGGCCCGGCGACTTTAATGAGTTCGACCAACAGAAGATAAGGACCTTTATGACTGAGTTACATCAGTTATCTCATAAACTTGATGACTCCAGAAAGACAGCGATTCGCCGTTGTGATTTCTGTAGAGATATTGTAGATGTCTATTCGCCTTCTATTTGGGCAGGTTGGTATCGTGGGGTATATACGGATTACAAGACAGCTAGTAGAACCGAGTTTGAGCGGGTTAGTCACTTCCTGCATGTCGAATGGGGTGGGGATAGTCATGCGCGAAGACATTCGGAGACACCTGATGAAGGGCTTTCGGAAGTGATGCGCAGTACCTCGGCAGATGAGCGCGCAGGTGATGCGTCGCTTTTCGGTGGGCCGGCGAGAGTATCAAAAGATGGCGATTGGAGTGAGAGCTACATCGTAAATCTAATTGATTGGCACCTGAAAGAACAAGAAACCATGCCTTGGTTGACCGGTACTGCATACTGGCCATTTAAGGATTTTACGACGCCGGTTCGTCCAGAGAACCCCGTCCCTTATATGAATCAAAAGGGGGTTGTTGAAAGAAACTTGAATAAGAAGGAATCATACTATGTTTTCCAATCCTATTGGACGGAGGAGCCTATGGTTCGTATCTATGGTCATAGCTGGCCAACGCGATGGGGTGATGAAGGGCAGGAAAGAATGGTTAAAGTGTACTCGAACGCGGAAGAAGTGGAACTTTTTCACAATGGTATAAGCCTCGGAAAGAAAAAGCGTGATTCGCAGGACTTCCCTGCAGCTGGACTGCGATGGATGGTGAAATTTGAAAAAGGGAAGAATGAACTGAAGGCGATCGCGAGGAAAGGGAAGGTAGTGATATCGGATGAGCTAGTTCAAGATTACCAAACCGAGAAATGGGGTAAACCAGCTAGCATAAGCTTGAATGCCATTGAAACTAAAGGCGATACTGTGCTATTGGAAGCTAAGTTTCTCGATGCAAAAGGAGTTCCAGTATTAGATAGTCGCGATTATTTGGAGTTTGCATCCGCAGGCGATGGATATCTTATCGTCAACCAGGGTACATCGGATGGGAGCAGTAGATTACAGGCTTATAACGGCCGTGCGCTTATCCGTTTTGTGCGAACAGGAAAGCATGCCGTCGTATCGGTGAAAGGCGATTATATCAAATCGACACTAATCAATATTACTGGTGAAGACAGAGATTTGACGACTACTGTCGTTAATAAACTCCGTCCAGAGGTTTTAGCGGCAGCGGATAAAGCCTTAGAGGAGCCCATCAGGACGATTACTTCGGCTACCAGCGAGCGTAGTTTAGGGACGAAGAATGACTTCTATTCGGAAGGAGACTATTGGTGGCCAAATCCAGAGGATAACGATGGTCCTTATATCCGTAAAGATGGCATGAGCAATCCCGATAACTTTGTAGCACATCGGGAGCTTGTGATGCGATACGGTGATATCATTAGCGATCTGGTTTCCGGATGGTTGCTAACGAAAGATGATCGCTATGCGAAGCGAGCAATGGAACATGCAAAGGCTTGGTTCGTCGATAAAAATACACGTATGAACCCTTCGATGAACTATGCGCAAGCCATCAAGGGTGTAGCAAGTGGGAGAGGTATCGGATTAATTGATGGAATTCATTTTGTCGAAGTAGCGCGCTCGCTAGAACACTTAAAAACTGCTGGCAAGCTCAATGAGAAAGACGGAAAAGCGATTGAAGAATGGTTTGCTTCTTATTTAAACTGGATGAATACCCATCCCTATGGACTGGACGAAAAGGCTACTAAGAACAATCACGCTTCCTGTTGGTTATTGCAAGCAGCAGCATTCGCTCGCTATACAAATAATCAGGCTATGCTAGACTCCTGCGTTCAACGCTATCAGCAGGTCATATTACCCAATCAGATGGCTAGTAACGGCAGTTTTCCGTTGGAGATCGAAAGAACAAAGCCATATGGATATTCACTTTTCAACTTAGATATCTTTGCGGGTATTACGCGTATTCTGCAGAAGCATAATTCGCAGGCAGCCGAGATTACCGTAGATGGGAAGAATTTAGAAAAGGGTATTGATTTCATGTTCCCATATGTGGTAGACAAGACGAAATGGCCTTATGAAAAGGATGTAATGTATTGGGATAATTGGCCAATTGCCCATCCTTTTTTACTGTTCGGTGCATTAGATTTTCAACGGGAAGACTTGTTGAATACCTGGTTGAAGCTGCCGTTAGATTATAGTGAATTAGAAGTACGCAGAAATTCGCCGATGAGGCATCCATTAATCTGGATTCTCTAA
- a CDS encoding DUF808 domain-containing protein — MASGIFAVLDDIAALMDDVAVASKLATRKTAGILGDDLAVNAEKATGFLATREIPVLWAITKGSFINKLIIVPIALILNAIFPIAIKYILILGGFYLAYEGVEKIVHYLFHRKKEGHEVIQKNVEQGEIAENAKIKSAITTDFILSVEIVIIALGTVLDQSLTIQILTVSVVAIIATIGVYGIVALIVRMDDMGYSLIKRSNDKGFAAKFGHALVKLLPLVIKSLGVIGTIALLMVSGDIFVHNIDYLHHMLPSLPGIVKSIAAAIVGGLIALGLVTVGKALFGKKEKAHA, encoded by the coding sequence ATGGCATCAGGCATATTTGCGGTATTGGATGATATCGCTGCATTAATGGACGACGTGGCGGTAGCCAGTAAGTTGGCAACACGTAAGACTGCAGGTATTTTAGGAGACGATTTAGCCGTTAATGCAGAAAAAGCTACTGGATTTTTAGCAACCCGTGAGATTCCGGTGCTATGGGCAATTACCAAAGGCTCTTTTATCAATAAACTGATCATTGTGCCGATTGCATTGATCCTGAATGCAATATTTCCAATAGCGATCAAGTATATCTTGATCCTCGGTGGTTTTTACTTGGCTTACGAGGGGGTAGAAAAGATTGTTCATTACCTGTTCCATCGTAAGAAAGAAGGCCATGAGGTTATCCAGAAGAATGTAGAGCAGGGGGAGATTGCAGAGAACGCGAAGATAAAGTCTGCTATTACCACTGACTTTATCTTATCGGTGGAGATTGTGATCATCGCCCTAGGAACCGTGTTAGACCAATCTTTGACGATTCAGATTCTAACGGTTTCTGTAGTAGCTATTATCGCTACGATAGGTGTCTATGGGATTGTGGCGCTAATTGTGCGCATGGACGATATGGGATATAGCCTGATCAAGCGTTCCAACGATAAGGGATTTGCTGCTAAGTTCGGGCATGCTTTAGTGAAGTTATTACCCTTAGTAATTAAATCCTTAGGCGTAATTGGAACGATTGCTTTATTGATGGTATCAGGAGATATTTTTGTTCATAATATCGACTATCTACACCATATGTTACCAAGCCTACCGGGTATTGTTAAATCAATTGCTGCAGCAATCGTTGGTGGTTTGATAGCTTTGGGATTGGTGACTGTTGGTAAAGCTTTGTTCGGCAAGAAAGAAAAAGCGCACGCTTAA